The Bacteroidota bacterium genome window below encodes:
- a CDS encoding DinB family protein produces MDKTIEGFIKRSEAVIKKTEAEFGSLSQTQLNKKPAPDKWSAAQVFDHLIIYNSAYFPIYEEVASGRHKNSLWQSINPLSHLTGHFLLKALRSNTFKVKALKTFEPGAGTLPASIIKDFVQNTNILLKYFTQIDERRIDVNKTIVHSPAGTVFTYTLKDSMDISVTHMERHLKQAERVLKN; encoded by the coding sequence ATGGATAAAACAATTGAAGGATTCATAAAACGCAGTGAAGCAGTAATAAAAAAAACTGAGGCAGAGTTCGGCTCGTTATCACAAACTCAGCTCAACAAAAAACCCGCTCCCGATAAATGGAGCGCCGCGCAGGTCTTCGACCATCTTATTATATACAACTCCGCATACTTCCCTATCTATGAGGAAGTCGCTTCAGGCAGACACAAAAATTCCCTATGGCAGAGCATAAATCCTTTGAGTCATTTAACAGGTCATTTTCTTTTGAAAGCCCTGCGAAGCAATACGTTCAAAGTAAAGGCGCTTAAAACATTTGAGCCCGGCGCCGGCACATTACCGGCTTCAATCATAAAAGATTTTGTTCAGAACACCAATATACTTTTGAAATACTTCACGCAGATAGATGAGAGAAGAATAGATGTGAATAAAACAATCGTCCACTCCCCCGCCGGAACGGTTTTCACTTACACACTAAAAGATTCTATGGATATAAGCGTCACTCACATGGAAAGACATTTGAAACAGGCAGAGAGAGTTTTGAAGAATTAA
- a CDS encoding branched-chain amino acid ABC transporter permease, whose translation MQVKSKLLFLTSIAVIFVINLFSGSIDPYFYTVIIYIGINIILATSLNLINGYTGQFSLGHAGFMAIGGYLSIALSTYFAPFFQRTFGTGVFGESITFIIVLLAGGTGAALAGLIVGVPSLRLKGDYLAITTLGFAEIIRVVIQNMDVIGASQGFRGVYIYSNGVKSPHMVQDLVDVPNVFYAVPKFTNFFWTFLFVAIIVYYVSNLINSTYGRGFLSVKDDEIAAESMGINTTKFKVSAFVTGAFFAGIAGVLYGHFNLYLNPEDFNFLKSVEIVVMVILGGMGSMIGVIIAAVLLTILPEFLRSVSEYRMIIYALLLIIMMLTRPQGLFGFKIKLKKKK comes from the coding sequence TTGCAAGTGAAGAGTAAACTACTTTTTCTTACCTCCATAGCCGTAATTTTCGTAATTAACCTGTTTTCCGGTTCTATCGACCCGTATTTTTATACCGTTATAATATATATCGGCATAAACATCATTCTTGCAACAAGTTTAAATCTTATTAACGGTTATACAGGACAGTTTTCGCTCGGTCATGCAGGATTTATGGCAATCGGCGGTTACTTATCCATTGCTCTTTCAACTTACTTCGCTCCGTTCTTTCAGCGTACATTCGGCACCGGAGTCTTCGGTGAATCAATTACATTTATAATAGTATTGCTTGCAGGTGGTACAGGCGCTGCATTGGCAGGCTTGATTGTCGGCGTGCCTTCATTAAGATTAAAAGGCGATTATCTTGCAATCACAACTTTAGGTTTTGCAGAAATTATCAGAGTTGTAATTCAGAATATGGACGTAATAGGCGCATCGCAGGGATTCAGAGGAGTTTATATATATAGTAACGGAGTAAAATCTCCGCATATGGTTCAGGATTTAGTCGATGTTCCTAATGTTTTCTATGCAGTACCTAAGTTTACAAATTTCTTCTGGACGTTTTTATTCGTAGCTATAATTGTTTATTATGTAAGCAATCTGATAAACTCAACTTACGGCAGAGGATTTTTATCTGTGAAGGACGATGAAATTGCAGCAGAGTCGATGGGAATTAACACAACAAAATTTAAAGTCTCGGCATTTGTAACGGGAGCATTTTTTGCAGGCATTGCTGGAGTACTTTACGGACACTTTAATTTATATCTCAACCCTGAAGATTTTAATTTCCTTAAATCAGTCGAAATTGTTGTAATGGTTATCTTAGGCGGAATGGGAAGCATGATTGGCGTAATTATTGCCGCAGTGCTTTTGACAATTCTCCCCGAGTTTTTACGAAGTGTATCCGAGTACAGAATGATTATCTATGCGCTGCTATTAATTATTATGATGCTTACACGCCCGCAGGGATTATTCGGATTTAAAATAAAATTGAAAAAGAAAAAATAA
- a CDS encoding pesticidal protein Cry7Aa, which translates to MIRVKKEGIILEATKRKFENDAVLNPACYQDGNKVHMFYRAVQKGNKSTIGYCLLEGPLKVVHRNEQPVIVKEKKYESQGIEDPRIVKIDDTFYLTYTAFDGKAACGAYAISKDLKQFEKKGQLTPRLSYNEFRKFAGKDPKVNPKYFRFYEFYHMAKNLDKKIIVWDKDLVFYPRKINRKFTFLHRFRPDIQVVSVEKLSMLTKSFWRKYIENLKGNTLMHCTKQHELSYIGSGCPPIETKEGWLIIYHGVTDGPEGFIYNACAALFDKKNIMKEIGRLKKPLFSPTEEWEINGDVRDVVFPTGTAIFNDRLYIYYGAADKRIACASVNLKILLKELKKKSNMS; encoded by the coding sequence TTGATTAGAGTAAAAAAAGAGGGAATAATATTAGAAGCTACAAAAAGAAAATTTGAGAATGATGCAGTTTTAAATCCGGCATGCTACCAGGATGGGAATAAAGTACATATGTTTTACAGGGCAGTTCAGAAGGGAAATAAATCTACAATAGGGTATTGCCTGCTGGAAGGACCGCTGAAAGTGGTACATAGAAATGAACAACCAGTAATAGTAAAAGAGAAAAAATACGAATCGCAGGGAATTGAAGATCCGCGCATAGTTAAAATTGATGATACATTTTATCTTACATATACTGCCTTCGATGGAAAGGCTGCCTGCGGAGCTTATGCAATATCAAAAGATTTAAAACAGTTTGAAAAGAAAGGGCAACTAACCCCCAGATTATCTTATAATGAATTCAGAAAGTTTGCCGGAAAAGATCCTAAAGTTAATCCAAAATATTTTCGATTCTACGAGTTTTATCACATGGCAAAAAATCTGGACAAAAAAATTATTGTATGGGATAAAGATCTCGTATTCTATCCGCGCAAGATTAACAGGAAATTTACTTTTTTGCACAGATTCAGACCGGATATACAGGTTGTTTCAGTGGAAAAATTATCAATGCTTACAAAATCTTTCTGGAGGAAGTACATCGAAAATCTTAAAGGTAATACATTAATGCACTGCACTAAACAGCATGAATTAAGTTATATCGGTTCAGGCTGTCCTCCTATAGAAACAAAAGAAGGATGGCTAATAATTTATCATGGAGTAACGGATGGACCCGAAGGGTTTATCTATAACGCATGCGCAGCATTATTCGATAAAAAAAATATAATGAAGGAAATCGGGAGACTGAAAAAACCTCTTTTCTCTCCCACTGAAGAATGGGAAATTAACGGAGATGTAAGAGATGTTGTTTTTCCAACCGGTACGGCAATTTTTAACGACAGACTTTATATTTATTACGGAGCTGCGGATAAAAGAATTGCATGCGCCTCCGTAAATTTGAAAATTTTGCTGAAAGAATTAAAAAAGAAATCAAATATGTCGTAA